A stretch of the Colias croceus chromosome 13, ilColCroc2.1 genome encodes the following:
- the LOC123696826 gene encoding nucleoporin NUP56-like, with translation MADAAVDKKEVAPEEVSSTEVKESPVKKSPAKKVAEAPESNGKEENGSGDAPEETPAENGDGDEESNDATENGEAEKKETGVKRKSAAADNGDANEKTTPEKKQKVAEEAPPAEAEA, from the exons atggcAGACGCAGCCGTCGACAAGAA AGAAGTAGCGCCCGAAGAGGTTTCCTCAACTGAGGTCAAGGAATCACCAGTGAAGAAGTCGCCCGCCAAAAAGGTTGCTGAAGCACCCGAGAGCAACGGCAAAGAAGAGAATGGCAGCGGAGACGCGCCAGAAGAAACTCCCGCCGAAAACGGGGACGGAGACGAAGAGAGCAATGATGCTACCGAAAATGGTGAAGCAG AGAAAAAGGAGACTGGTGTGAAGAGGAAATCTGCTGCAGCAGATAATGGTGATGCAAATGAGAAGACCACTCCTGAAAAGAAACAGAAGGTAGCAGAAGAGGCCCCACCTGCTGAGGCGGAGGCCTAA
- the LOC123696594 gene encoding ionotropic receptor 25a isoform X2, translating to MVSAKKPPHIILDFTVTGVGSETIKSFTAALALPTVSGSFGQDGDLRQWRGLNANQTQYLLQVMPPADILPESIRAIVTKQDITNAAIIFDEFFVMDHKYKSLLQNIPTRHVITPVKSFSKDEIKSQLRSLRELDIVNFFVIGSLRTIKNVLDAANENQYFGRKTAWFALTLDKGDISCGCKDATIVYMKPTPDAKSRDRLGKIKTTYSMNGEPEIMAAFYFDLSLRTFLAIKSLLDSGKWPNDMKYISCDDYDGKNTPTRTLDLKTAFEDIKETPTYAPFYIPEDGPMNGRSYMEFTTDITAVTIKDGASIGSRSLGSWKAGLSNPLALIDPENMTDYSAQLVYRIVTVEQQPFMIVDDQAPKGFKGYCIDLIEEIRQIVKFDYEISLVPDGNYGTMDENGNWNGVIKELMEKRADIGLTSLSVMAERENVVDFTVPYYDLVGITILMKLPRTPTSLFKFLTVLENDVWFSILAAYFFTSFLMWIFDRWSPYSYQNNREKYKDDAEKREFTLKECLWFCMTSLTPQGGGEAPKNLSGRLLAATWWLFGFIIIASYTANLAAFLTVSRLDTPIESLDDLSKQYKIQYAPLNGSGSMTYFERMANIEVKFYEIWKEMSLNDSLSDVERAKLAVWDYPVSDKYTKMWQAMKEAGMPHTVEEAVERVRASKSSSEGFAWLGDATDVRYHVLTSCDLQMVGDEFSRKPYAIAVQQGSPLKDQFNNAILQLLNKRKLEKLKETWWNNNPNAVKCEKQDDQSDGISIQNIGGVFIVIFMGIGLACITLGVEYWWYKWRRRPTIGDVTQVQPAKPIRSNLENPSEPQRKQPLNFRSRTISDIKSKF from the exons ATGGTGTCTGCAAAAAAACCGCCACATATAATTTTAGACTTCACTGTTACGGGAGTAGGATCAGAGACGATAAAGTCGTTCACAGCGGCGCTAGCATTGCCGACTGTTTCTGGGTCTTTCGGTCAAGACGGTGACCTACGACAGTGGCGAGGTCTGAATGCAAACCAGACACAATACCTCCTACAAGTTATGCCACCGGCAGACATTCTTCCAGAGTCGATACGTGCTATTGTTACCAAGCAAGACATTACAAATGCCGCTATTATATTCGACGAATTCTTTG TGATGGATCACAAATACAAATCTCTTTTGCAAAATATTCCAACACGGCATGTGATAACCCCTGTAAAGAGTTTTAGTAAAGACGAGATAAAATCGCAATTGCGGAGTCTCAGAGAACTCGACATTGTGAACTTTTTTGTCATCGGGAGCTTAAGGACGATTAAAAATGTGCTCGATGCAGCAAatgaaaatcaatatttcGGAAGAAAAACAGCATGGTTTGCTTTGACGTTGGATAAGGGGGATATTAGTTGCGGATGCAAAGATGCGACTATAGTTTACATGAAACCCACGCCAGACGCTAAAAGTAGAGATCGATTGGGAAAGATTAAAACTACATACAGCATGAATGGGGAACCAGAAATTATGGCTGCTTTCTATTTCGATTTATCCCTCCGAACATTTTTAGCGATCAA aTCATTGCTGGACTCTGGCAAGTGGCCAAATGACATGAAATACATTAGTTGTGACGATTATGATGGTAAGAATACTCCAACGAGAACCTTGGACCTAAAAACTGCGTTTGAAGAt ATTAAAGAAACACCCACATATGCGCCATTCTATATTCCTGAAGATGGCCCGATGAATGGCAGAAGTTATATGGAGTTCACTACCGATATAACTGCCGTGACAATCAAAGATGGAGCTTCTATAGGAAGCCGCTCACTAGGCTCATGGAAAGCTGGGCTCTCTAATCCTTTAGCATTAATAGATCCAGAGAATATGACCGATTATTCAGCTCAGTTAGTGTATCGCATTGTAACAGTCGAG CAACAACCGTTCATGATTGTGGATGACCAAGCGCCAAAGGGCTTTAAGGGTTATTGTATAGATCTTATCGAAGAAATAAGACAAATAGTGAAGTTCGATTATGAGATATCACTAGTCCCGGACGGCAATTACGGGACTATGGACGAAAATGGCAACTGGAATGGAGTTATTAAAGAGTTGATGGAGAAGCGAGCGGATATAGGACTAACATCCTTATCAGTAATGGCAGAAAGGGAAAACGTGGTTGATTTCACGGTTCCCTATTACGACTTAGTGGGCATTACAATTCTAATGAAACTGCCGAGAACGCCGACATCTCTATTTAAATTCCTAACGGTTTTAGAAAATGACGTTTGGTTTTCCATTCTTGCTGCTTATTTCTTTACAAG cttCCTCATGTGGATATTCGACCGATGGAGTCCATACAGCTACCAGAACAATCGAGAAAAGTACAAAGATGACGCAGAAAAGCGCGAATTCACGTTGAAGGAGTGTCTATGGTTCTGTATGACGTCACTGACCCCGCAGGGCGGGGGGGAGGCGCCCAAGAACCTGTCGGGGAGGCTTCTCGCTGCAACATGGTGGCTTTTTGG TTTCATCATCATAGCGTCATACACAGCGAATCTCGCGGCTTTCCTCACAGTATCCCGCCTGGATACACCCATCGAGTCTCTGGACGACTTGTCCAAACAGTACAAGATTCAGTACGCACCGTTAAATGGTTCCGGATCTATGACGTACTTCGAACGAATGGCTAATATTGAAGTGAAGTTTTATGA AATCTGGAAGGAAATGAGTTTGAACGACAGTCTAAGCGATGTGGAGCGAGCCAAGCTTGCTGTATGGGATTACCCTGTTAGTGACAAGTACACGAAAATGTGGCAAGCCATGAAGGAAGCTGGGATGCCGCATACTGTGGAGGAAGCGGTCGAGAGGGTCCGAGCCTCTAAGAGCTCTAGCGAGGGATTCGCTTGGCTTGGCGATGCGACTGATGTAAG gtACCACGTATTAACGAGTTGTGATTTGCAAATGGTTGGGGATGAGTTCTCTCGCAAGCCGTATGCGATTGCAGTACAACAGGGATCACCGTTGAAAGATCAATTCAATAATGC AATACTTCAACTATTAAACAAGCGGAAGCTAGAAAAACTCAAAGAAACGTGGTGGAACAACAACCCGAATGCGGTCAAGTGTGAGAAACAGGACGATCAGTCTGACGGGATctccatacaaaatatagGAGGAGTGTTTATCGTTATATTCATGGGAATAGGACTGGCTTGTATTACTCTAGGCGTTGAATACTGGTGGTACAAGTGGAGAAGACGACCTACTATTGGTGATGTCACAcag GTGCAGCCAGCAAAACCTATAAGAAGCAATTTGGAAAATCCGAGTGAACCACAGCGAAAACAGCCTTTAAACTTTAGATCTAGAACCATTTCtgatataaaaagtaaattttaa
- the LOC123696594 gene encoding ionotropic receptor 25a isoform X1, which produces MKFFKLLSFIAIVLLEYARSQTTQNINVLLINEENNALAEKSFEIAKEYVRRNPSLGLAVDPVIVVGNRTDAKAFLENVCRKYNDMVSAKKPPHIILDFTVTGVGSETIKSFTAALALPTVSGSFGQDGDLRQWRGLNANQTQYLLQVMPPADILPESIRAIVTKQDITNAAIIFDEFFVMDHKYKSLLQNIPTRHVITPVKSFSKDEIKSQLRSLRELDIVNFFVIGSLRTIKNVLDAANENQYFGRKTAWFALTLDKGDISCGCKDATIVYMKPTPDAKSRDRLGKIKTTYSMNGEPEIMAAFYFDLSLRTFLAIKSLLDSGKWPNDMKYISCDDYDGKNTPTRTLDLKTAFEDIKETPTYAPFYIPEDGPMNGRSYMEFTTDITAVTIKDGASIGSRSLGSWKAGLSNPLALIDPENMTDYSAQLVYRIVTVEQQPFMIVDDQAPKGFKGYCIDLIEEIRQIVKFDYEISLVPDGNYGTMDENGNWNGVIKELMEKRADIGLTSLSVMAERENVVDFTVPYYDLVGITILMKLPRTPTSLFKFLTVLENDVWFSILAAYFFTSFLMWIFDRWSPYSYQNNREKYKDDAEKREFTLKECLWFCMTSLTPQGGGEAPKNLSGRLLAATWWLFGFIIIASYTANLAAFLTVSRLDTPIESLDDLSKQYKIQYAPLNGSGSMTYFERMANIEVKFYEIWKEMSLNDSLSDVERAKLAVWDYPVSDKYTKMWQAMKEAGMPHTVEEAVERVRASKSSSEGFAWLGDATDVRYHVLTSCDLQMVGDEFSRKPYAIAVQQGSPLKDQFNNAILQLLNKRKLEKLKETWWNNNPNAVKCEKQDDQSDGISIQNIGGVFIVIFMGIGLACITLGVEYWWYKWRRRPTIGDVTQVQPAKPIRSNLENPSEPQRKQPLNFRSRTISDIKSKF; this is translated from the exons ATGaaattctttaaattattatcattcatAGCCATCGTATTGCTTGAGTACGCAAGATCGCAGACAACTCAAAATATTAACGTGT TACTAATTAATGAGGAGAATAATGCGTTGGCTGAGAAATCTTTCGAAATAGCAAAAGAGTATGTACGTAGAAATCCCAGTTTGGGACTGGCTGTTGACCCGGTCATCGTGGTCGGTAATCGGACTGATGCCAAGGCATTTTTAGAGAATG TTTGCAGGAAGTATAACGATATGGTGTCTGCAAAAAAACCGCCACATATAATTTTAGACTTCACTGTTACGGGAGTAGGATCAGAGACGATAAAGTCGTTCACAGCGGCGCTAGCATTGCCGACTGTTTCTGGGTCTTTCGGTCAAGACGGTGACCTACGACAGTGGCGAGGTCTGAATGCAAACCAGACACAATACCTCCTACAAGTTATGCCACCGGCAGACATTCTTCCAGAGTCGATACGTGCTATTGTTACCAAGCAAGACATTACAAATGCCGCTATTATATTCGACGAATTCTTTG TGATGGATCACAAATACAAATCTCTTTTGCAAAATATTCCAACACGGCATGTGATAACCCCTGTAAAGAGTTTTAGTAAAGACGAGATAAAATCGCAATTGCGGAGTCTCAGAGAACTCGACATTGTGAACTTTTTTGTCATCGGGAGCTTAAGGACGATTAAAAATGTGCTCGATGCAGCAAatgaaaatcaatatttcGGAAGAAAAACAGCATGGTTTGCTTTGACGTTGGATAAGGGGGATATTAGTTGCGGATGCAAAGATGCGACTATAGTTTACATGAAACCCACGCCAGACGCTAAAAGTAGAGATCGATTGGGAAAGATTAAAACTACATACAGCATGAATGGGGAACCAGAAATTATGGCTGCTTTCTATTTCGATTTATCCCTCCGAACATTTTTAGCGATCAA aTCATTGCTGGACTCTGGCAAGTGGCCAAATGACATGAAATACATTAGTTGTGACGATTATGATGGTAAGAATACTCCAACGAGAACCTTGGACCTAAAAACTGCGTTTGAAGAt ATTAAAGAAACACCCACATATGCGCCATTCTATATTCCTGAAGATGGCCCGATGAATGGCAGAAGTTATATGGAGTTCACTACCGATATAACTGCCGTGACAATCAAAGATGGAGCTTCTATAGGAAGCCGCTCACTAGGCTCATGGAAAGCTGGGCTCTCTAATCCTTTAGCATTAATAGATCCAGAGAATATGACCGATTATTCAGCTCAGTTAGTGTATCGCATTGTAACAGTCGAG CAACAACCGTTCATGATTGTGGATGACCAAGCGCCAAAGGGCTTTAAGGGTTATTGTATAGATCTTATCGAAGAAATAAGACAAATAGTGAAGTTCGATTATGAGATATCACTAGTCCCGGACGGCAATTACGGGACTATGGACGAAAATGGCAACTGGAATGGAGTTATTAAAGAGTTGATGGAGAAGCGAGCGGATATAGGACTAACATCCTTATCAGTAATGGCAGAAAGGGAAAACGTGGTTGATTTCACGGTTCCCTATTACGACTTAGTGGGCATTACAATTCTAATGAAACTGCCGAGAACGCCGACATCTCTATTTAAATTCCTAACGGTTTTAGAAAATGACGTTTGGTTTTCCATTCTTGCTGCTTATTTCTTTACAAG cttCCTCATGTGGATATTCGACCGATGGAGTCCATACAGCTACCAGAACAATCGAGAAAAGTACAAAGATGACGCAGAAAAGCGCGAATTCACGTTGAAGGAGTGTCTATGGTTCTGTATGACGTCACTGACCCCGCAGGGCGGGGGGGAGGCGCCCAAGAACCTGTCGGGGAGGCTTCTCGCTGCAACATGGTGGCTTTTTGG TTTCATCATCATAGCGTCATACACAGCGAATCTCGCGGCTTTCCTCACAGTATCCCGCCTGGATACACCCATCGAGTCTCTGGACGACTTGTCCAAACAGTACAAGATTCAGTACGCACCGTTAAATGGTTCCGGATCTATGACGTACTTCGAACGAATGGCTAATATTGAAGTGAAGTTTTATGA AATCTGGAAGGAAATGAGTTTGAACGACAGTCTAAGCGATGTGGAGCGAGCCAAGCTTGCTGTATGGGATTACCCTGTTAGTGACAAGTACACGAAAATGTGGCAAGCCATGAAGGAAGCTGGGATGCCGCATACTGTGGAGGAAGCGGTCGAGAGGGTCCGAGCCTCTAAGAGCTCTAGCGAGGGATTCGCTTGGCTTGGCGATGCGACTGATGTAAG gtACCACGTATTAACGAGTTGTGATTTGCAAATGGTTGGGGATGAGTTCTCTCGCAAGCCGTATGCGATTGCAGTACAACAGGGATCACCGTTGAAAGATCAATTCAATAATGC AATACTTCAACTATTAAACAAGCGGAAGCTAGAAAAACTCAAAGAAACGTGGTGGAACAACAACCCGAATGCGGTCAAGTGTGAGAAACAGGACGATCAGTCTGACGGGATctccatacaaaatatagGAGGAGTGTTTATCGTTATATTCATGGGAATAGGACTGGCTTGTATTACTCTAGGCGTTGAATACTGGTGGTACAAGTGGAGAAGACGACCTACTATTGGTGATGTCACAcag GTGCAGCCAGCAAAACCTATAAGAAGCAATTTGGAAAATCCGAGTGAACCACAGCGAAAACAGCCTTTAAACTTTAGATCTAGAACCATTTCtgatataaaaagtaaattttaa